The Schizosaccharomyces pombe strain 972h- genome assembly, chromosome: I genome contains a region encoding:
- the has1 gene encoding ATP-dependent RNA helicase Has1 has translation MAKSELKRKKHQSGNEEVKEKRQKPLKNDKKIAEELPQDEDDYEQEEENEDADQNTSVESESEELDNENEDERVQKSVNLNASSTSDIEKFSDLQLSENIQKAIKEMGFETMTEIQKRSIPPLLAGRDVLGAAKTGSGKTLAFLIPTIEMLYALKFKPRNGTGVIIISPTRELALQIFGVAKELLKYHHQTFGIVIGGANRRAEADKLVKGVNLLVATPGRLLDHLQNTKGFVFRNLRSLVIDEADRILEIGFEDEMRQIMKILPSENRQTLLFSATQTTKVEDLARISLKPGPLYVNVDSGKPTSTVEGLEQGYVVVDSDKRFLLLFSFLKRNLKKKVIVFMSSCASVKYMAELLNYIDLPVLDLHGKQKQQRRTNTFFEFCNAEKGILLCTNVAARGLDIPAVDWIVQYDPPDDPRDYIHRVGRTARGTKGTGKSLMFLAPSELGFLRYLKTAKVSLNEFEFPANKVANVQSQLEKLVSKNYYLQQSAKDGYRSYLQAYASYSLKSIFDINKLDLAKVAKSFGFAHPPNVNITIGASGRTDKKERRAGYNKKNHVDVYSKQRSSAISQDKERGWSR, from the coding sequence ATGGCTAAATCCGAGTTAAAGCGGAAAAAGCATCAATCGGGTAATGAggaagtaaaagaaaaacgtcaaaaacctttaaaaaacgataaaaaaattgctgaaGAACTTCCTCAAGACGAAGACGATTACGAGCAGGAAgaggaaaatgaagatgCTGACCAAAATACTTCAGTAGAATCAGAAAGTGAGGAATtagataatgaaaatgaagatgagCGTGTTCAAAAATCTGTCAACCTGAACGCTTCTTCCACTTCGGatattgaaaagttttcaGACCTACAACTCTCTGAAAACATCCAAAAGGCAATTAAAGAAATGGGCTTTGAAACGATGACAGAAATTCAAAAGCGCTCTATTCCTCCTCTTTTGGCCGGTCGTGATGTTTTAGGTGCAGCTAAAACTGGTAGTGGTAAAACTTTGGCTTTTCTAATTCCTACCATTGAAATGCTTTATGCATTGAAATTTAAGCCTCGTAATGGTACTGgtgttattattatatcTCCTACTCGTGAATTGgctcttcaaatttttggtGTCGCAAAGGAGTTGTTGAAATACCATCACCAAACATTTGGTATCGTCATTGGCGGTGCTAATCGCCGTGCTGAAGCTGATAAATTGGTGAAAGGTGTTAACCTATTAGTTGCTACTCCTGGTCGTTTACTGGATCACTTGCAAAATACCAAAGGATTTGTATTCCGCAATTTACGATCCTTAGTGATTGACGAAGCCGACAGAATTTTGGAGATTGGTTTTGAGGACGAAATGAGACAAATCATGAAAATCCTTCCCTCGGAAAATCGACAAACCCTCCTGTTTTCTGCTACACAGACAACTAAAGTTGAAGATCTTGCTCGTATCTCTCTTAAGCCCGGACCCTTGTATGTTAACGTTGATTCTGGTAAGCCTACCTCTACCGTTGAAGGATTGGAGCAAGGTTATGTTGTAGTTGATTCTGACAAACggtttcttcttttattttccttcttAAAACgcaatttgaagaaaaaagttattgTTTTCATGTCATCTTGTGCTTCTGTCAAATATATGGCAGAATTACTGAACTATATAGATTTACCAGTACTTGATCTTCATGGCAAGCAAAAGCAACAGCGTCGTACAAACACCTTTTTTGAATTCTGCAATGCCGAAAAGGGAATACTACTTTGCACCAATGTTGCTGCACGCGGGTTAGATATTCCAGCCGTTGACTGGATCGTGCAGTACGATCCTCCTGATGACCCCCGAGATTATATTCATCGTGTAGGTCGTACAGCTAGAGGAACAAAGGGAACTGGTAAATCCCTTATGTTCCTCGCTCCTTCTGAGCTCGGTTTCCTTCGTTATTTGAAAACTGCCAAGGTTTCTTTGAATGAGTTTGAATTTCCTGCCAATAAAGTTGCTAATGTTCAATCTCAGCTCGAAAAGCttgtttccaaaaattattatttgcAGCAGTCTGCAAAGGATGGATACCGTTCCTACTTGCAGGCCTATGCCTcatattctttaaaatctaTCTTtgatattaataaattggATCTCGCAAAAGTTGCTAAATCATTCGGTTTTGCTCATCCTCCAAACGTCAATATCACTATTGGTGCTAGTGGACGAACAGACAAAAAAGAACGACGTGCGGGTTATAATAAGAAGAATCACGTTGATGtttattcaaaacaaagatCATCAGCTATTTCTCAAGACAAAGAGCGTGGATGGAGCCGCTAA
- the pkd2 gene encoding plasma membrane TRP-like calcium ion channel Pkd2, which translates to MRLWRSPLLLLVVVVELFSWADALTRFISADSLSTCMTDSQLSASKLYASYFPDNQSVAFDISIQSLVSTNVSIDVDISAYGIEIKKVIDPCDMEISGFCPMQTGNIALSGSHTLTGEALSILDSIPSIAYTVPDLDAVVTINIYESDTNTQLACVRTTVQNGRSVYHRAVYWVMCMVIGIPLLIFLLISPVLQTPALWEIVETMITLFQFAQIQALYSMMATSLPAIIYSWGRNFMWSMGIIRIGFMQDVFTWYVKSTGGTPSTLVDLGIHANVALAKRGIDLGSLAKRATTTVTTSTSDSITLRGIKRISYMMGIETTNFFATGFSFFIILLFFSLLVAMASRFIVEMVLLASRNQALKKQRIRLYWKSISKGFFYRVIFVGFTQMSVLSMWEIYTRDSSALAFLSMYVIVDMAVLLCYAFVRTIQIIRKTGPYSHPDVLYNLYSDTQHLMRWGFMYVQLDVRFFYFTFPLLLITLVRSMFIGFGQGSPKVQGCAMFGISVVVFALMVILRPYATKHMNTLHIGVALMNLISGSFILVMCQAFYVEELARQVIGIIFFALNAITMLLLILGIFIRTLIVLFRKSGHGTYYRILDDQSEKATSYNKSIKDMSSSDMAFSDPAYSGTTLRSSVDLNTPEYPFSNRNDSDSTFTNNKYVSPWDAIEEASYANLRGNTDVEQPFMESDYTRISENNNNAERRRKPLPNNAFR; encoded by the coding sequence ATGAGGCTTTGGAGAAGCCCACTTTTACTCTTAGTTGTGGTCGTCGAGCTATTTTCATGGGCTGATGCTTTAACCAGATTCATTTCCGCCGACTCTCTGTCCACATGTATGACTGATTCACAGTTATCAGCAAGTAAGCTCTATGCCTCGTATTTTCCGGACAATCAATCTGTTGCCTTTGATATCTCGATACAATCTCTTGTTTCTACGAATGTCAGTATAGACGTCGACATTAGTGCATACGGAATCGAAATAAAGAAGGTGATAGATCCTTGCGATATGGAAATTTCTGGCTTCTGTCCAATGCAGACTGGAAATATTGCTTTATCTGGTAGTCATACTTTAACCGGAGAGGCTCTTTCTATTCTTGATAGTATTCCCTCCATTGCATACACAGTTCCGGATTTAGATGCTGTTGTGactattaatatttatgaatCAGATACAAACACACAATTAGCTTGTGTTCGTACTACAGTGCAAAATGGTCGTTCTGTTTACCACAGAGCTGTTTACTGGGTTATGTGTATGGTAATCGGTATCCcacttttaattttcttactGATATCCCCTGTTCTTCAAACACCCGCACTTTGGGAAATCGTTGAAACGATGATTACCTTATTTCAGTTTGCTCAAATCCAGGCTTTGTATTCCATGATGGCTACTTCTCTTCCTGCTATCATTTACAGTTGGGGCCGTAATTTCATGTGGTCGATGGGTATTATCAGGATTGGCTTCATGCAAGATGTTTTTACATGGTACGTTAAATCAACTGGCGGCACGCCATCTACTCTTGTAGATTTGGGTATACATGCTAATGTCGCCCTCGCAAAACGTGGTATTGATTTGGGCTCTCTCGCCAAGCGTGCAACTACTACTGTCACCACTAGCACAAGTGATTCTATTACCCTGAGGGGAATCAAGCGTATTTCATATATGATGGGGATTGAAACGACGAATTTCTTTGCTACTGggttttccttttttattatattgttGTTCTTTTCATTACTAGTTGCTATGGCTTCTAGATTTATTGTTGAAATGGTGCTCCTTGCATCCAGAAATCaagctttgaaaaagcaaCGTATCCGTCTTTATTGGAAATCTATATCCAAAGGATTTTTCTATCGTGTGATTTTTGTCGGATTCACTCAAATGAGTGTTTTGTCCATGTGGGAAATCTATACTCGTGATTCTTCCGCTTTGGCATTTTTATCAATGTACGTGATTGTGGACATGGCAGTTTTGCTCTGCTATGCATTTGTGCGGACAATTCAAATTATCCGCAAAACAGGACCTTATTCCCATCCTGACGTCTTGTACAACCTATATTCTGACACTCAACACTTGATGCGTTGGGGCTTTATGTACGTGCAATTAGACGTCcgtttcttttactttactTTCCCACTGTTGCTTATAACCTTGGTACGCTCAATGTTCATCGGTTTTGGTCAGGGCTCACCCAAAGTCCAGGGCTGTGCCATGTTTGGTATTAGCGTTGTCGTTTTTGCTCTTATGGTGATTCTCCGACCTTATGCCACTAAACACATGAATACTTTGCATATCGGTGTTgctttaatgaatttgataagtggttcttttattttagtgATGTGTCAAGCTTTTTATGTGGAGGAATTAGCTCGTCAAGTTATTGgcattatattttttgcattgAACGCTATTACAATGCTTCTTTTGATCCTGGGTATATTTATACGTACACTTATCGTCCTGTTCCGTAAATCAGGACATGGTACTTATTACCGTATCCTCGATGACCAAAGCGAGAAGGCTACCTCGTATAACAAATCTATTAAGGATATGAGCTCTTCCGACATGGCCTTCTCTGATCCGGCTTACTCTGGAACTACGTTGAGAAGCTCCGTTGACCTTAATACACCAGAATATCCGTTTTCGAATCGTAATGATTCAGACAGTACGTTCACAAATAACAAATATGTTTCCCCTTGGGACGCTATCGAAGAAGCTTCGTATGCCAACCTTCGTGGAAATACTGACGTCGAACAACCATTTATGGAATCAGATTATACCCGCATCtctgaaaataataacaacGCTGAACGTCGACGCAAACCATTACCTAACAATGCTTTTCGTTAA
- the tam6 gene encoding protein tam6 (mitochondrial DUF4536, human DMAC1 ortholog, possibly has a general role in mitochondrial complex assembly), giving the protein MMPSSSFQQTPKPVDLDDPRFEQYDCLPCRLVGAGAFTGLGIYAYSQSRIPLNTPNYKLKRFGILGMAYGFILTGVYRLFQ; this is encoded by the coding sequence ATGATGCCATCATCAAGTTTCCAACAAACTCCCAAACCCGTCGATTTAGACGATCCAAGGTTTGAACAGTACGATTGCTTGCCATGCCGCTTGGTGGGCGCAGGCGCTTTCACAGGTCTAGGAATATATGCCTATTCGCAATCTAGAATTCCTTTGAATACACCCAATTACAAGCTTAAACGATTCGGTATTTTGGGAATGGCTTATGGATTTATTCTTACCGGTGTCTATAGAttgtttcaataa
- the rho1 gene encoding Rho family GTPase Rho1 — MATELRRKLVIVGDGACGKTCLLIVFSKGTFPEVYVPTVFENYVADVEVDGRHVELALWDTAGQEDYDRLRPLSYPDSHVILICFAVDSPDSLDNVQEKWISEVLHFCSSLPILLVACKADLRNDPKIIEELSKTNQHPVTTEEGQAVAQKIGAYKYLECSAKTNEGVREVFESATRAAMLKHKPKVKPSSGTKKKKRCILL; from the exons ATGGCGACAGAACTTCGCAGAAAGCTCGTTATTGTGGGAGATGGTGCATGTGGTAAAACATGCTTATTAAT tGTATTTTCTAAAGGAACCTTTCCCGAGGTCTATGTTCCCactgtttttgaaaattatgtAGCTGATGTTGAGGTTGATGGACGCCACGTTGAGTTGGCTCTTTGGGATACGGCTGGACAAGAAGATTACGACCGTCTACGTCCCTTGTCATATCCTGACTCACATGTTATCCTTATTTGCTTTGCTGTTGATTCTCCCGATTCTCTTGACAATGTTCAAGAAAAATGGATTTCCGAGGTTCTCCATTTCTGTTCCAGTCTTCCTATTTTGCTTGTCGCTTGCAAGGCTGATCTCCGTAACGACccaaaaattattgagGAGTTATCCAAGACTAATCAGCATCCCGTCACCACAGAAGAAGGTCAAGCAGTAGCTCAGAAGATTGGTGCTTACAAATACCTTGAGTGTTCTGCCAAGACGAATGAAGGTGTTCGTGAGGTTTTTGAATCAGCCACTCGTGCTGCTATGCTCAAACACAAGCCCAAAGTGAAGCCCTCTAGTGGAACTAAGAAGAAGAAGCGTTGTATCTTGTTGTAA
- the cdc22 gene encoding ribonucleoside reductase large subunit Cdc22, whose product MFVYKRDGRQEKVAFDKITARVSRLCYGLDSDHVDPVEITQKVISGVYPGVTTIELDNLAAETAATMTTKHPDYAILAARIAVSNLHKQTEKVFSTVVQQLHDYVNPKTDKPAPMISDKIYDIVMKHKDELDSAIIYDRDFTYNFFGFKTLERSYLLRIDGKVAERPQHMIMRVAVGIHGEDIEAAIETYNLMSQRYFTHASPTLFNAGTPRPQLSSCFLVTMKDDSIEGIYDTLKMCAMISKTAGGIGINIHNIRATGSYIAGTNGTSNGIVPMIRVYNNTARYVDQGGNKRPGAFAAYLEPWHADVMDFLELRKTHGNEDFRAREMFYALWIPDLFMQRVERNEQWTFFCPNEAPGLADVWGDEFVALYEKYEKENRGRRSLPAQKVWYAILQSQVETGNPFMLYKDSCNRKSNQKNVGTIRCSNLCTEIVEYSSPDEVAVCNLASVALPTFIKDGKYNFQKLHDVVKVVTRNLNKIIDVNYYPVPEARRSNMRHRPVGLGVQGLADAFFALRLPFESAGAKKLNIQIFETIYHAALEASCEIAQVEGTYESYEGSPASQGILQYDMWNVNPTDLWDWAELKEKIAKHGIRNSLLVAPMPTASTSQILGFNECFEPYTSNMYQRRVLSGEFQIVNPWLLKDLVERDLWNEDMKNKLVMLDGSIQAIPEIPQDLKDLYKTVWEISQKTVIDYAADRGPFIDQSQSLNIHLKDPSYGKITSMHFYGWKKGLKTGMYYLRTMAASAAIKFTVDPVALRARNEESNEENKKPVIKNGKAEISAEPTKEEIDIYNEKVLACSIKNPEACEMCSA is encoded by the exons ATGTTTGTATACAAAAGAG ACGGACGTCAAGAGAAAGTGGCCTTTGACAAAATCACTGCTCGTGTTTCGAGGCTTTGTTATGGCCTTGATTCCGATCATGTTGATCCCGTCGAAATCACTCAAAAAGTCATTTCTGGTGTGTATCCCGGTGTTACCACTATTGAATTGGATAATTTAGCTGCTGAAACTGCCGCGACTATGACTACAAAGCATCCTGATTATGCTATTTTGGCTGCTAGAATTGCTGTTTCCAACTTGCATAAGCAAACCGAGAAGGTGTTTTCAACTGTCGTTCAACAGCTTCATGACTATGTAAATCCCAAAACAGACAAGCCTGCCCCCATGATCTCTGACAAAATCTACGATATCGTAATGAAACACAAGGACGAATTAGATAGTGCTATCATATACGATCGTGATTTCACTTACAATTTCTTTGGCTTCAAGACTTTAGAGCGTTCTTATTTATTGCGTATCGACGGCAAAGTTGCTGAGCGCCCTCAGCATATGATTATGCGTGTCGCCGTTGGTATCCACGGTGAGGACATTGAAGCTGCTATTGAAACATACAATTTGATGTCTCAACGCTACTTTACCCATGCTTCACCAACTCTTTTCAATGCCGGTACTCCTCGTCCCCAACTCTCTTCTTGTTTCCTCGTTACGATGAAAGACGACTCTATTGAAGGAATCTACGACACACTCAAGATGTGTGCTATGATCTCCAAGACCGCTGGCGGTATTGGTATTAATATTCACAACATTAGAGCAACCGGTTCGTATATTGCTGGAACTAATGGTACTTCCAACGGAATTGTCCCCATGATTCGTGTTTACAACAACACAGCTCGTTATGTTGACCAAGGAGGTAATAAGCGTCCTGGTGCCTTTGCAGCCTATTTGGAGCCTTGGCATGCCGATGTTATGGACTTTTTAGAACTTCGAAAGACTCATGGCAACGAGGATTTCCGCGCACGCGAAATGTTCTATGCCTTGTGGATTCCTGACTTGTTTATGCAACGTGTTGAACGTAACGAGCAATGGACCTTCTTCTGCCCCAATGAGGCTCCAGGTTTGGCAGATGTTTGGGGTGACGAGTTTGTTGCCCTCTACGAAAAGTATGAGAAGGAGAACCGTGGTCGTCGTTCATTACCTGCTCAAAAAGTTTGGTACGCCATTCTTCAATCACAAGTTGAAACTGGTAATCCTTTCATGTTGTATAAGGATTCATGCAACCGTAAGTCCAATCAGAAGAATGTTGGTACTATTCGCTGCTCAAACCTGTGTACTGAGATTGTTGAATACTCTTCTCCTGACGAAGTTGCTGTTTGTAACCTTGCTTCAGTTGCTTTGCCCACATTTATTAAAGACGGAAAGTACAATTTCCAAAAGCTTCACGATGTCGTGAAGGTCGTTACTCGTAACCTCAACAAGATTATCGACGTTAACTATTATCCTGTTCCTGAAGCTCGCCGTAGCAATATGCGCCATCGTCCCGTTGGTTTGGGTGTTCAAGGTCTTGCCGATGCTTTCTTCGCTCTTCGTTTACCATTCGAATCTGCAGGTGCCAAGAAGCTAAACATCCAAATCTTCGAAACAATTTACCACGCAGCCCTTGAGGCCTCTTGCGAGATTGCCCAGGTAGAGGGTACATATGAGAGTTATGAAGGATCTCCTGCATCCCAGGGTATTTTACAGTATGACATGTGGAACGTTAATCCCACCGATCTTTGGGATTGGGCCGAGTTGAAGGAAAAGATTGCTAAACACGGAATTCGTAATTCTTTGTTAGTAGCACCAATGCCTACTGCTTCAACATCTCAAATCCTTGGTTTCAATGAGTGTTTTGAGCCATATACTTCTAACATGTACCAACGCCGTGTTCTTTCTGGTGAATTCCAAATTGTCAATCCATGGCTGTTGAAGGATCTCGTTGAGCGTGATTTGTGGAATGAGGACATGAAGAACAAACTTGTTATGCTTGATGGATCCATCCAAGCGATTCCTGAAATTCCTCAAGACCTTAAGGATCTTTACAAAACCGTATGGGAGATTAGTCAAAAGACTGTTATTGACTATGCTGCCGACCGTGGCCCATTCATTGATCAATCCCAAAGTTTGAACATTCACTTGAAGGATCCTTCCTACGGAAAAATTACTAGTATGCACTTTTATGGCTGGAAGAAGGGTCTTAAGACTGGAATGTACTATCTTCGTACTATGGCTGCTTCTGCTGCTATCAAATTTACGGTCGACCCTGTGGCCTTGCGCGCTCGTAATGAAGAATCTAATGAAGAGAATAAGAAGCCAGTTATAAAGAATGGAAAGGCTGAAATTTCTGCAGAGCCCACTAAAGAAGAGATTGACatttataatgaaaaagtGCTCGCATGCTCCATCAAGAACCCTGAGGCTTGCGAAATGTGCTCAGCCTAA